The stretch of DNA ATGGACCTTAGGATTTTCTCTTCAAGTTGTTCCGGATTTTGCAAATATCAGTTTGATCATTGTGTCATTAATGGCTTTGATCTGTGTGGCGATTGCCGTGCAGTTTTTTGCAACGAAAAGAGATCCAGCCGCGCGTGCCTCCTTAGTTTGGTTGGGTTTATCGGTGGTGTTGGGGGCGGGCGGATTTGTGGTGTTTAATACCGTTCCGTCATTAATCGGAACGACGCCATTTAATCAAAGTTATGCGTTTTTATCTTTCTTGGTTATTTATCTGGGACTTGCGGCGGGCTTAACTCGGTACCGACTTTTTGAAGTGGGTCAGTGGGCCTTTCGATTTTTATTTTATTCTGCCGCCGCGGCCATTTTTATTGTCTTTGATTTGATCTTGATTTCCCTTGTGGGCCTAGGACAAGTTGCGGCTTTAGAAGTGTCTCTTTTGCTTGTGGTTTTTATTTATCTGCCATTTCGTGATTTTTTATGGCGTAAATTTACTCGTTCTGGAAAGTTAGATGCCTCTCATTTACTGAGCGATGCTTTGGCCGTGGCTTTCGCTCTTAATTCAGAAGAGCGTGAAACGCGCTGGCTGGTGTTCTTGAAAAAAACATTTGATCCACTTCAGGTTGAAAACTTTTTTGGCAATATTCAGAAAGTTGAAATTATCGAAGACGGGGTCAGCTTACTGATTCCTTCGGTGTCAGGAATGCCGGCCGTAAAGATTTCCTACCCCTGGGCGGGGCGAGGACTTTTCAATCGTGAAACCGAAAATATCGCAACCCAGTTTATCACCCTGATTCATGAGGCCGAATCAGGGCGTGAAGCTTACGATCGCGGTGTGCAAGAAGAGCGTCGTCGCGTGGCGCAGGATCTTCACGATGACGTGGGGGCAAGGCTTCTTTCAGGCTTGCATTCTTCAGATGAAAACCTGCGCACGACGATTCAAGGCGCGATGGCCGATATTCGGGCAATCATCAGTGCCGTGGCGGGTGAAAAAACCTCGTTAAAGATGTTTTTAGAGGATCTTCGCTTCGAGGTGCAAAGTCGCACAGACATCAGTAAAATCACCTTAAATTGGAATGAGCAAATCACTGAAGATCACGCCAAGATTCTTTTAGATTATCGCGTGCGCAAGTCATTAACTTCAGTTTTAAGAGAGGTCTTAAGTAACGTCATTCGCCACTCTGAAGCCAACCAATTGAAAGTTGATGTTTGCTACGTGGATTCCAAATTGACTATCTTATTAGAAGATAATGGAAAAGGTTTTGATTTGGACACGACTCTAAATGAAACGCGCGGTTATGGCCTTAAAGGCATGCAGCGCCGTCTGCAAGATATCGGAACCTTGCATATTCAATCATTCCCCGCAGGGACCTCCGTAAAAATTTCTTTACCATTAAGTGGCCCCCAGACCCCCTGAACGGGGGGTGATTGTCATTCCGCACGCGCATAAACTTCTTCCATCGGTGACCTATGGAAGGAAAAAAGAATGATCAGAATCATTCTGTCCCAAGCACTTTTGTGTGCGGGACTTATTGCATGCGCGACAAAACCCACCCCTTATCAATCCACGGGCTTTGCTAATCCCGAAGGCTACAGCGAAGAAATGCAGGCCCCGCGTGTATATCGTGTTTCATTTACGGGCATCGGTTTTTCGACTGCAGAAATGGTGGAAAAACTTTTGCATCGTCGTTGCGCCGAAATCACCGTGCGTGAGGGTTATGATTGGTTCACCTATTATGCCAAAGGCCGCAATGATTATGTGCGTACTCATCAAAAAACAGTGCCATCAATGTATGGAACCATCCACTTGCATAAAGGCGAGGTGGGTGAAGATGGCTTCCTGGCGAATGCGATATTAGCGGAACCGTTGCCTGAGGGCGTTCAAGAAAAAAAATGATCCAGTCTCAAGGAGGAGAATATGAAGAAGGAATTTTTAGTGTGTGCTGCATTGGCGGCCGTTTTAAATGGTTGTGCGTCCGGAGGCGCGAGCAACGGGGGGTCTGCGGGCTTCGGCGGCAACGCGACGACGATGTTTTCGGATCCTAAAGGTTTTTCAGAGGAAGAGTTTAAAAAAGACTCAAAGTCCTACGCAAAATCCTGGTCGTCCGTGGGTGCTGACATTGAATTTAAAAAGGTGACCATTCCGACTTGCACCGTTGAATTTCAGCGTTTGGTCTATGATGTCAACCGTAGCAAATTAGGAGCTCTTTTAAAGGGAGATGGTACCAAGAGTGAACTTACGATGGGCGTTGAGCTGCCCGTGGACAGATACGATAAAATGCTTAGAGAGATCACTACGGCCTCATGCAATCGGTTGAAAGAAAAGTTTAAAAAAATCGGTGCGGAAGTTGTCGAATGGAGTGAAGTGAAAGGCAAATACCCAGAAGCCGTAAGTTTTGAGAAGGATCGTTTGTCGGCTGACGCGGCCGTCGCAAATGAAATGCAAATTTCTTACGCGGGTGAAGGGTTTAATCGCTTAAATCGAGGTATGTGGGCGTTTGGCGCAAGTTCCCTTTCGCGCGAAGCTGAACTTTCAATCGTATTGCCAAACTTTGGTGTCGGGTTTGGATATTTTGGGGGGGAAGCGACGCCTTATTCTATCACCGAAAAGCATGACTTTGCGGAGCTTCAATTCACGCCTCAAGTTCAAATTTATGCGGGCAGTGGTTTTAGTTATCACTCAAAATGGGATGGCGGAGCCATGGTACTAAAAAGCACGATGGTCGACAGTGGCCCGTTTGTTAAAAAGCTAGAGATCGTGGATGACTCACGTGCCGCCGCTAAGAAAAGTGGGGAGCAAGCACGCGGAATTCTTATGGGTGCCACCGGGGCCGAGGTTCATGAAACTCAAGTGAGCACACGAGGGCGGGTCAACTACGACATGGTGTTAGATGAAGCAAAATTTAAAAACATGGTTCTAAAAGAATTAGATCAAGCAGAAAACATCGTGGTTGAGCGTTATCGAAATGCGATGTAGTTTGGGTTCATGAGATCTCTTTGTGTTATCGTCGAAGATCAAGTTAAAGTGGCCGAGTCGCTAAAAAAACTAGTTGAAACTGGGTTTCCGCAATTGCAGACGGTGGTACTTAAAGACGTCCGTGAGACCACTGAATTTTTTCATTTACGCCAGCACCTCGTAGAAAAGCCCAAAATTCAGTTTGCTCTGATAGATTTAGGTCTTCCAGACGGATCAGGTGTAGATCTGATTCGTCTGATTTCAGAAAAAGAGCCTGACGCTCGATGCGTCGTCATCACCATCTACAACGATGATCATTTTCTTTTTGAGGCGCTCAAAGCCGGCGCCTTTGGGTACATTCTGAAAGATGATGATCAAGCCACCATTGAGAGTTTGCTTCGCCGTATTGAAGCTGATGAACCACCTCTATCACCAGCCATTGCGCGAAGATTGCTAACTCACTTTCAAAAACCATCCGTCGAAGCCGAGGCTTCAGATTTAAGCCCTCGCGAAAAGGAAACCCTGGTTTTACTCTCTAAAGGCATGACGGTCGCCGTAGCCGCGCAAACCTTAGGCTTAAGCCCCCAAACTGTCGCGGGTTATGTAAAGATCATCTATCAAAAACTGCATGTTTCTAGCCGCGCAGAGGCCGTTCGTGAAGCGGTCCGACGCGGGCTTGTTTAAAAATAAAAAAACCCAAGGTTTTCGCCTTGGGTTTTTGATTTTTGAAACTTTAATACTTTAGAACAAGTTCTTAAAGAAGTTTACGATGCGAGCAAAGAATCCTGGTTGCTCCACCTTGATCGCTTCACCGAAAGAACTTGGCGCGCGATCCAAGCACTTATATCGAACGTCGATCGTTGTGCCATTAGATAATGGCTTACTAAAGACGATGCTGGCCCCTTGAACCGAACCTACGGAGTTCTCCGGATTTGGCGAGATCGTGATCGTGGCTACGTTGTTATAGGGCGTACATTCTAAATTCACTGAGCTTAAAGAAGCTTTGATGCGACCGAAGAATAAATCCATGTTCGCGGTGTAGTCCGAATCACAGATACTTCCGATACCGCCACCTGTCAGGTTTGAAAGCTCGGCATATTTAAAGCCGTAATGGCTTTTTGCACCTTGAGCATCTTGGGAAGCTTTACAAGTGCTATCGCCTGGTTTCACGATGATTGAATTCACGGTGAAACGACGAGTGTCCCCGAAAACAGTCTTGAAATAATCGACGAACACTTGTGGTTTGTCTTCTTCTTCAAGCGTTTTCAATTCGTCTTGGTAAAACTTCTGTGAAGGATCTCCACCGACGCTGCGAACATCTTCATCTGAAATAATAATGTAAGTTACTGCGGAATCAGTGCGATAACATCCGCTATTGCCGCTGTAACGAAGGTCCCCGTTATAAACGTGTCTCCACGCAGCTTTAATACCGCGTTCGTCATCCGAACCCTCCCAACCCGCATCGATATAATTGATGGTATTAGCAAAAATGCTCGCTAGGTTCGATGTCCCTCTTTTAAGAATATAGCCCAAGCTAGTATCTGGAGCTAGACTTGAAGCACGGGCGTTTGGTTGCCAGTAAATCGAAGCCCCCCAAGCCCAAGAGCCTTGGTAAGGAGTTGCGCGGGTGACTGTCGCACACATTTGCCAATCAATATTGGATCCGGCCGCTTCAAGCTTTGTAACTAAACTTGAAAGTCTGTTTGCCAGCTTCTGATTATCCGCCAGCATCGAATTTGAATCGTCGATGATAAGCACGATATCCAACTTATAATTGGCCGCCGCGATTGTTTGATTGAAATGCTTATCGATCAGCGTCGGAGTTGGCGAAGTCGTCGGAGACGGACTTGGAGATCCCGTTGGCGAAGGAGATGGAGATCCAGAAGGTGTTGGTGATGGTGTCACTCCACTTGGAGTTAAATCTGCTTCTGAAGAGGATGAAAACTTTACGGGTCCACAGGCAGACAGAAAAGCCATTGACGCCGTCACGGCGCAAGCCAACGCTCTAGATTTTAATAACATATACCCACTCTCCCTTTGTTGCAGAATAGCACACAGCCTTTTGTCTCCCAAAGAGCTGTTTAGTCCAGGTCAGCATTCTTCCAAGTTTTTAGGACCATGGTCTCATTGTGAGACGGACCTTCGCCAGGCTACACTGTCTTTATCCGTATGCAGGAGGCCTCGTGAGCTTTTGGTTCTTATTACAAATTCTGGTGAATCTAATTCTTTTAGCGGGCGTGGTGGGGCTTTGGATACGCCTGCAAAGACCTCCCAAAGACGATCCGCGCTTAAGCAAAGGTTTACAGCTTCTGCAAAGCAAGATTGCGATCTTAGAAGACTTGTCGGATCGCACGGAAACCCAAGTCAATCAACTGACTTCGTTGTTAGAACAAAAAGTAAAAGACATCCAAAATAAAATCCAGTCCGCGGATAAGCAATTAGCGCGCATTGATCAAAGCATGGAAAAGAGCTTGGAAGTCGCGAAGATTTTCCAAGACCGTATTCCTCACGAGGAAATTTTAGAACGTCAGAACACCATTAAATATGTCAAGGCCGCTCGCATGGCTCATCAAGGGATGGGGGTTGAAGAAATCGCCGCCGAATGCCCAGAGCTTTCAAGAGGCGAGATCGAGTTTATCGCCAAGGTGAACCGTGATCAATTGATGTTCTGTGAGGAAAGCTTGCCGGAATGGGCCAATACTGAAATTCCAGAGGAAGAGTTTTCAGTGTCTTCACTCAACGAAATGGGAGAAACGAAATTCTCCGCCCCCTTACAGCGGGAAGGCACCGATTACAGTGCCGTGTTTGAAGTTCCAAAAACGGATCAAGAAGCTTTAAAAAAATTAGGCGATGCTTTTAAAGCGGCTTGCAATGAAGTGAAAGAGCAAGATGAAGCCGCTCAGCAGACGGCAAACAACGTTTCGGCCCTTTTTAGTGTGACGCAAAATATCGCGCAAAACTTTTTAGGGGAAAAGCCCGTGGCGGCTACGCCGACGGCAGCACCTATTGCAAAGACCAAACCTTTAAATTCAAATAAAGAGGGCGTGGTTCGTCCGGTAGCATTTCGTCGTATTGATATGACAAAGGATTTAGAATAAATGGCCTCGCGGGCTTTTCTTAAATCATTAAAGAAAGGCCAAATCTTACGCGCGACGATTGAGGAAATTCAGTCGGCGCAAATTCTGTGTAATTTTGAAGGTGAGTTGTTGCTAGTGGGAAATCACACGGGCAAATCCTTTCGCAAAGGGGAGCCGATCTCTTTGCAAGTTATCCACATTGACCCGTTACAATTTCAAATTTTCTCAGGTTCGGGATCTTTTCAGCGCGTTATTTAAATTTTTTTTGTTCACTTCTTCCCCAGACCAAGGTCTCATTAGTAGTGCAAATAACCTAATAAGCTATAAGGGGGATTATAGATGAAAGCGTTAGCATTGGGCTTTGTAAGCCTGTTTATGAGTACTTTGGCATTCGCCCATCCAGCAAGTGACCGCGTTTTAAATTTTTTCCAGGATTTAGATGCCGCTCGTGATGGCAGCCCATCAAAAATTTGCCGAATCATCCATCAATCATTTGAGCATTCACAAATCATGGATCGTCTTATGGGCAATTACGTCAGCAGCCCTGACAAAGCGGGCGTGGCGGATATGCGCCGTTCTTCAGCGACTTTCATGGCGACCAAAGCGATGCCAGAGCTAAAAAAACTGGCGGGTGAAAACGGTTCTTACTCTGTGAATCCAAATGCAACAGCACGTGGCAATGGTTACTTCGCGGTGTCTGCAAAAGTCAGCTCTAAAGGAAAAACTTATAACCTTGTGTTTTTGGTTTCTCCGAATCAAAAAATTTCTGATGTTGAATATATCGGTTTCAGCGCGATCAATCACTTGGGCCGCAAATTCCGTGGGGATCTTGATGAGTTGAAGCGCACCACGAACACGCCGGTGACTCAGTACATGCGCAACTTGCGTGCGGATTCTGATTACGTTAACTGCAACTAAGAATTGCGCATTAAAAAACAAAAAAGGGAGCGAAGGCTCCCTTTTTTTATCTAAGCTTGCTGCAAAAGCTTGAGCAAGATGCACTCTTCCTTGCTTAAGCCCTTTCTTACACTTTTCACGGAACAAGCGGTTTTATAAAGATCGCCTTTTTTATCGGCACTAAATATTAACGGATGAACATAATATTTGCGACAAATCGCCACGGTATTACCTAAGTGTTTCGCGACGTCTTTGATCGTGCTGACCTCACGAGTTTTAAAATATTCTTTGGCATCTTTGGGGAGATCCTCATCGCCGATCAGAATTTCTAAAGCCTTCACCGTGCCACTCCAGGTGCGAAAATCCTTGGCTGTGATTTGATCGCCGGTGATGGATTTTAAGTAGTTGTTAACATCTTCAGAACCGATGTCATGAACTTTTCCTTCTTCATCTTCATAGGCGAAAAGTTCTTGGCCGGGAAGTTCTTGGCAATGCTTTACGATACGACTTAAGGTGCTGTCCTTTAAATCCATTTCATGTAAGACGCCGCTTTTTCCACGAAAGCGAAAATGCATGCGGGGTCCTTCGACTTTCACATGGCGATTGCGCATGGTTGTCAGTCCGTAAGAATCGTTGGTTTCGGCGTAAAAGTCATTGCCGATGCGGATGCGCGTGGATTGCATCAGGGCCACAATTCCTGCTAACACTTTTTCTTTGGTGAACTTTTTTTTCGCCAAGTCTTTTTTGATCCGCTGGCGAATGCGGGGAAGTAATTTTCCGAACTGAATCAGCTTATCGAACTTAGTTTCATTGCGCTGGGAACTCCAGTCGGGATGATATAAATACTGTTTGCGCTTTTTAATATCGTAACCAGTGCATTGCAAATGACCGGAAGGAGAGCTGCAAATCCACACCTTTTCCCAGGCCGGAGGAATAACCAGCGATTCAATTCTTAAAAGAGTTTTCGCGGCGGTGATCTTTTTTCCTGCAGAGTTGAAATAATCAAAACCATGGCGCGTGCGTTTCCGAGTATAGCCCGGCTCTTTATCAGTGACGTATTTAAGACCTATTTTTTTAGCTTCGCCGCGGTTTTTCTCACTCATAGGTTTATATATAAACATGCGGACAGAATTTCCCAGTCCGCATGGCAAGAAACACAAAGATTGTGTGGGCTTAAAAGACTATTTAGAGCTCTCTTTAATGAACAAAGTCATGTAATGGCGAACCATGTATTCCAACTTCGCTGGAAGACCTTGGTAAGTCCAAATGATTTCTCCAAACGCGCCCCATTTGGCTTCAAGGATGTGTTCATCCATGACGGTCGTCGTTGTTTGGGCAGAATCCAAAGATCCTGGTGCTGGAATATAATTGGTACCAATGAAGTTAAAACGGATGCTGATTTGGCCCGGAGCTTTTAAAGAAAAAATCATTTTAAAGCCGTTACGGAAAAGCATGAAATCTGCGTGAGTTTTCGCGATACCGTAAATTTTAATGCGGCCAAGAGCTGAAGACTTCAACTCGTTAAATGAAGTTGAGGCGTCGACGAATTCCGTTTTTAGTGCCAACAAGAATTGGACGGACTCATTGACCAGAACTCTTTCTGAATCAAATCCGAAAGTCATGTCGACAAGACCGGACTCTTCCATCTGCTGTTCAGCTTTTACCAGATCTTTAATCCAGCTGACTTTTTCCATGATCCCCCCTGACGCTTCTTGTTGCCGATATCTTCAATAATTTCGAGGGGCTCCTGCTTTGTCAAGAGCGCCGGGTTTGGCTCGCCGCAATAGATCAAGATCTAGACAGCTAGAATCCGACTAGCTGCAAGCTTAAGGCAAAAGCCCCTTCGTTTCCAGCAGGTTGATTGAATGCCACATAATATCCCAGAACAAAACTGACCGGGATGACGTAACCAATAGTGGTTTCGGTTTTTAATTCCACGCCCGAGCTTAAGAAAGTGCGGTGCATATTAATAACTTCATAGGCTCTTTCGTCTTCATTATAAAAACGTCCATCGGCGGCGACTGCGTCGGTGATCAAGGCTCCTGAAAAACGACGTAAAAAGATCGGGTCCGTGCCCGAACCGCGATAAATACTGGCAATGGGGAAGCGATATTCGGCAGTTGCGGCCGCTAGGTTGCGACCGAAGATTTGTCCTCGTGAATATCCACGCAAAATATATTCGGGCAAAGGAGTGTCGGGTACATAGACCACGGACTCTGTTGCGACCCCGTAAATGGGCGCGATCACTTCAGGCGTATAAACCCCATTAAGACGGAACATCAACGAATGATTTTTAGGCAGATATTTTGAAAGATAAAGTTCACCACCGGCTAAGAATCGCGAATGATTTAAATAACCTTCCTGCTCAATAAAGTTATAAGCCCCGAGGTAAAATCCACTGCCAGATTCCGGTGAAATCTGCGCGCCCGATTTAGAATAATTGCTGTGATTGTACATAAAATAAGGACCGGTTCTTTTAACGGTGGTCGTTGGATTTTCTCGCTGCAGATAATTCCAACCCAATTGCAGACTGGCGTATTTTGAAATCCAAAAAACATCTGGCAACGCCGCCAAAGTTCCAGAAACGTCGGTGATTTGGTAATCGGGTGTTCCCAAATAAGAATTGCGATTCGCGGCAAGTAACAAAACCGGCAACGACGTGGTTTGATTCATGTAAAATCCATCTACACTGCCTTTATCTAAGCCTGTATCCCACGTTCCTAACAGGGTGTACGAGTGTTTTTTTAATGGATCAAATCCCGAAGTTTGTGCGGAAAGAATCACGCCATTTTCCGTGGTGGATCCAGAAATAAATGGCAACCAGTATTGAGGCCATAAATACCCATACGGAGAATAATCTTTTTCGGTGGCCGATTGCACTGCCGCCTTGGCTTCGGCCTCGGACTTCGAAGTGTCCGGGGCTTGATAGCGATCCGCCATCAGCGGAGTGATTTCGGGAAGACGGTTTTGAGTTTTCTGCCAGTCCTTCGGCAAAAGGGCCACGACGCGGGGGCCTTCTTCGGTCATTTGTGTCGCAAAAATCTCTTTACGAACCGGATCCATGTCGGCGGTGAAAAGAGCCGTCAAAGTATTTGAAACCGGGCGAGCTGATTTTAGATCTTTATCCGCGAGATAAAGATTTAGCACGCCACTTTTTCCGGAAGTGAAAAGCAGCCCTTCAGTCGTGTTTTTAACAAAGCGAATGTCCTTGTATTCAGAAAATAGTCTTTCATTAGACTTGCTGGAAATAGTGAAGCGGTAAAGTTCATCATTTCCATGACGGCGCAGGGAGTACAAGATGGTGTCGTCATCGCTATAGATCGGATAAGAAATTCGCTCTTGCCAATCGGCACTGAAAAGAAGGCTTTGTTTTTCAGGATTCGCGATGGAAAGCTCTGCCAGATGGGTTTTGCCACCTTCAAGTTTTACAAAGACGATTTTGTTTCCGTCTGCCGAAACTGCGGGTTCACGTCCACGCAAGCCCGTCGTCAGGCGTTTAATTTCTTCTTTTTCTAAAGCGTAAACATAAAGATCTGAAAAGCGCTCAATGCGGTTGGTGTAATCAATTTTGTCGTAAACGAATTTTTTAGAGTTTGGGAACCAACTGATACGTTGAATACCACCAGACGGAGGGCCGTCACGCAAAAGCTCTCGGGAAAAGGCTTCATCGAATTTTTCTACGGTGTCGGCACTTTTAGCTTCTAGAAAACTTTGCTGGTCATTTTCTTTAGAGATAATCTTAATGGAACGCTTATTCGCATCGTCTTCCACCACGACGGCCAAGTGTTTACCATCCGGAGAAATCGCCGGGGCGGTGACGGACATGAAATTATTTTTTGGAACGATCACCGGAGTGACGGCCGCCATCTTAAGCGCTTGAATTTGTTTGCGCGCGCGTAAACTGA from Bdellovibrio bacteriovorus encodes:
- a CDS encoding ATP-binding protein, encoding MRTFSRTPGFRFLFVVLTAVIAAGVILKLGLDEPQFNPAFQVGDSVVSDSGSFQVEALDLLAEPGELATKAELRRFYLRQQEWRHILESPSAELVRKEVRQPLQKMHRKLKDLSAVFWIPLIVGLGTLIIGGWIWSLKPQDTAVRLFALSGFATFLSALPSSVYTSREGPLSENLFRVLETLNAWGAALFGIAVLALFLIYPVRLKHWKKVSLFEAAFFVLWTLGFSLQVVPDFANISLIIVSLMALICVAIAVQFFATKRDPAARASLVWLGLSVVLGAGGFVVFNTVPSLIGTTPFNQSYAFLSFLVIYLGLAAGLTRYRLFEVGQWAFRFLFYSAAAAIFIVFDLILISLVGLGQVAALEVSLLLVVFIYLPFRDFLWRKFTRSGKLDASHLLSDALAVAFALNSEERETRWLVFLKKTFDPLQVENFFGNIQKVEIIEDGVSLLIPSVSGMPAVKISYPWAGRGLFNRETENIATQFITLIHEAESGREAYDRGVQEERRRVAQDLHDDVGARLLSGLHSSDENLRTTIQGAMADIRAIISAVAGEKTSLKMFLEDLRFEVQSRTDISKITLNWNEQITEDHAKILLDYRVRKSLTSVLREVLSNVIRHSEANQLKVDVCYVDSKLTILLEDNGKGFDLDTTLNETRGYGLKGMQRRLQDIGTLHIQSFPAGTSVKISLPLSGPQTP
- a CDS encoding CC0125/CC1285 family lipoprotein, encoding MIRIILSQALLCAGLIACATKPTPYQSTGFANPEGYSEEMQAPRVYRVSFTGIGFSTAEMVEKLLHRRCAEITVREGYDWFTYYAKGRNDYVRTHQKTVPSMYGTIHLHKGEVGEDGFLANAILAEPLPEGVQEKK
- a CDS encoding response regulator transcription factor — protein: MRSLCVIVEDQVKVAESLKKLVETGFPQLQTVVLKDVRETTEFFHLRQHLVEKPKIQFALIDLGLPDGSGVDLIRLISEKEPDARCVVITIYNDDHFLFEALKAGAFGYILKDDDQATIESLLRRIEADEPPLSPAIARRLLTHFQKPSVEAEASDLSPREKETLVLLSKGMTVAVAAQTLGLSPQTVAGYVKIIYQKLHVSSRAEAVREAVRRGLV
- a CDS encoding DUF2802 domain-containing protein, with protein sequence MSFWFLLQILVNLILLAGVVGLWIRLQRPPKDDPRLSKGLQLLQSKIAILEDLSDRTETQVNQLTSLLEQKVKDIQNKIQSADKQLARIDQSMEKSLEVAKIFQDRIPHEEILERQNTIKYVKAARMAHQGMGVEEIAAECPELSRGEIEFIAKVNRDQLMFCEESLPEWANTEIPEEEFSVSSLNEMGETKFSAPLQREGTDYSAVFEVPKTDQEALKKLGDAFKAACNEVKEQDEAAQQTANNVSALFSVTQNIAQNFLGEKPVAATPTAAPIAKTKPLNSNKEGVVRPVAFRRIDMTKDLE
- a CDS encoding DNA topoisomerase IB — its product is MSEKNRGEAKKIGLKYVTDKEPGYTRKRTRHGFDYFNSAGKKITAAKTLLRIESLVIPPAWEKVWICSSPSGHLQCTGYDIKKRKQYLYHPDWSSQRNETKFDKLIQFGKLLPRIRQRIKKDLAKKKFTKEKVLAGIVALMQSTRIRIGNDFYAETNDSYGLTTMRNRHVKVEGPRMHFRFRGKSGVLHEMDLKDSTLSRIVKHCQELPGQELFAYEDEEGKVHDIGSEDVNNYLKSITGDQITAKDFRTWSGTVKALEILIGDEDLPKDAKEYFKTREVSTIKDVAKHLGNTVAICRKYYVHPLIFSADKKGDLYKTACSVKSVRKGLSKEECILLKLLQQA
- a CDS encoding PD40 domain-containing protein — its product is MKKSLVSAALFTFLISLSSFAQLEVRPQIRWKTLHTPHFEVIYNAEQQALGKIYAEKLEKAYLELRLYFPTMREKTVVVINDKTDITNGYATRIPYPHIMAFPVLPGPEDSLADTGDWAFELLAHEYTHILTFEPASGVMRPLRAIFGNIIAPNMLLPRWWTEGLAVDMETRLGDHGRLRSYYQDATIRAMVDKETFRSHSIAQANEQIPTWPEGMRPYLFGSLMWSQMIADTNVDVVGKLNERQGRRVPYFIETPAREYLGGYDYSSKYQIMLDEVSLRARKQIQALKMAAVTPVIVPKNNFMSVTAPAISPDGKHLAVVVEDDANKRSIKIISKENDQQSFLEAKSADTVEKFDEAFSRELLRDGPPSGGIQRISWFPNSKKFVYDKIDYTNRIERFSDLYVYALEKEEIKRLTTGLRGREPAVSADGNKIVFVKLEGGKTHLAELSIANPEKQSLLFSADWQERISYPIYSDDDTILYSLRRHGNDELYRFTISSKSNERLFSEYKDIRFVKNTTEGLLFTSGKSGVLNLYLADKDLKSARPVSNTLTALFTADMDPVRKEIFATQMTEEGPRVVALLPKDWQKTQNRLPEITPLMADRYQAPDTSKSEAEAKAAVQSATEKDYSPYGYLWPQYWLPFISGSTTENGVILSAQTSGFDPLKKHSYTLLGTWDTGLDKGSVDGFYMNQTTSLPVLLLAANRNSYLGTPDYQITDVSGTLAALPDVFWISKYASLQLGWNYLQRENPTTTVKRTGPYFMYNHSNYSKSGAQISPESGSGFYLGAYNFIEQEGYLNHSRFLAGGELYLSKYLPKNHSLMFRLNGVYTPEVIAPIYGVATESVVYVPDTPLPEYILRGYSRGQIFGRNLAAATAEYRFPIASIYRGSGTDPIFLRRFSGALITDAVAADGRFYNEDERAYEVINMHRTFLSSGVELKTETTIGYVIPVSFVLGYYVAFNQPAGNEGAFALSLQLVGF